In Glycine max cultivar Williams 82 chromosome 15, Glycine_max_v4.0, whole genome shotgun sequence, the DNA window CATGGAGAAGAGTTTTACTTTAAAAGTTTGGATAATGAATTGGTATATTGGGCTGCTCTGGGGATAAAATCTCTGATATAATTTACAATTCCCAAGAATTGTTGGATCTGTTTGACTATGAGATTTTCATCAGGAAAATTTAACAGCTCTCTTCAGTTATGTGAGGCTGAGGCTAGTAAGTACCATGGGAAAAATGCATCCCTAAGAAATCAATATGGGATTGAGCAAGCTGAATCTTTTTTCTGAGAACATGATCCCATGCTAGTTGGCTATCTCAAAGAATTgattcaacaattttttatgaGAGGCAATATCTTTTGAGAAAAGGAGGATGTCATCTATGTAGACAAGAGTGTTCTCTAGAATAGGTTCAAAGATTTTGGTCATGGCTTTCTGGAAGAGAGAGGGTGCTACTTTTAGACCAAAAGGTAGGACTGTCCATTAATACTGAGCATTTGGAATACAAAAGGTTGTTTTATACCGATCTTTTGGTTTTAGGCCAAGTTGCCAAAAACCtgattttaaatcaaactttgaaaataaaataagtttgatTCTCTGATCAAGGTTAGGAGAGATGAAGCCTTTGGGATTGGAAACTTATCatctttaagaaaattattaagagGCTTATAGTCAATGACTAACCTTTTCTTTCCCcttaatttttcaactcttttttCTACATAAAAAGCTTGGCATGCCTAGTTTGACTAGGTTGGCTCAATCAATCCTTGCCTCAGTAGATCTTGGCATTCTTGTCTGGCTGCTTGTAGATCTGAAGGTGTCATCGCTGGATGGGTTGCTTTTGTTGGATTGATATCTTCATTTAGTCTGAATGGTAGATCAACAAAGTATTCTTTGTTTTTCCATAAAGGATATGGATGGTTGAAATCTTGTTTGCGCATAGGGaggaaattttttgtttaaactcTCCAACTTCTGGCGGGGCTTCTACTAAAGAGAAGAGCCTTGTAATTCCTGAAAAAAGGCTTCAATTCTCTTTTGAAATTGATCCCGGCAGTATGTATTTGGAGTTTATTGGCAGCCGTATAGACATCCATTCCTATAAGGAGGTCTCTATCAGGCAATTTGCTTCCAATGACTTTGGTCCAGATGATACAATCAGGGGAAAACTTGATGTCTATCGGAGCATGTGTTACTAAGTCAGTTCTACAAACTTTCCCATCAGCCGCTACAAAATAGGCTACTTCACTTTTCCAATGTTCTTGTGGAAGAATATCTGGATCCATCATCCTCTTTCGAGCTCCAGTGTCTATAAAGGCAATAACTTTGATaggtttttcaaatttttttggcAACACTTGAATTTCAAACACATGGTTGAGGAATCGTTGGCCTGATAGACGGTTCTTCTTGTATAGAGAAGATGGGGATGGGAGGAGCTAAAGATTCTTCTGATGAAGAATCTGTCTTATTTAAGGCAAATCCAGTCTCATCATCTAGTTCACTTTGTTCAGAGTATAGAGATTCTATATCATCATATTCACCGATTTGAAGATGAGAGATTAGTCTGATGACTTTTTGTGACTTCTTAGGACAATTTTTTGCAAAATGTCCTGTCTGGTTGCAAATGAAACATCTTTGTCCCCTGGATTTTCCTTTCCTCTGGCTTCTCCTGAAAAACTTCAATGGCCTTCTTTTCCCCTTGGTGTCAGCTTGTAaggctttctttttctttggtgaGCAATGACAAGTCTTCTCCCTCCATTTGATCTCCAAGTAGGGCTTTTTGCATGCTCTTATATACTTGGCTTTTCTGTTCATGATATCTGAGAAATACTGGTGTTGTCTGCATAATTTGTCAACAACCTCCAGAGTGAACTGATGGATTTGTCCCATATACAAGGTAGAAAAATCCATTTGGGCGGCCGCTATCATCTTGTTCAATTCTGGTTGTATTTCTTCTGGTAATGAAACTACATATGTATTCTTCAGACTAGGATCATTGAGACCATTGAGAAGATAAAATCTCTGATTCATTCTTTGGACGTGTATGtccaaatcttttatttttaaagaacaaCACCTCATTTCAAAGAATTCTTGTCTGGTCTTTCTTTCAATGATCTTTCATGAATTTTGTATCGAGCCATGCTCCCATCTCAAAGAGTTTTTTCCTCTATTCTCTTGGGGGAGTATCATCAAGGGTAAAACCAAGGTCCTGTATTCGGCTTGGAAGATGAACCCTTTGAGATCACTGGTTCTTCTTCTACAGGATAATCATAGAATGGTTCTTCTTTGGAGCGAGCcatcaaaaaatatttgagatGTCCATGTATTCAACCTCTTCTTCCTCAtcaaaataagatttatttgcTTCTATCAAAGATTCTTCAGATTGTTGCTTAGATTCATCAGATGTTCTAGTTTCATCAAATTCTAGCCTTTGTTGAATCGATAACTGGAGTAGGGATCTTGAGAATCTTGAAAGTCATGAGGGTCATTTTTTAGAGTTTCTCCTAATCTAGTGGGAGATTTGACTCTTGGGaagagatatttaattttttggattctCTCTTTGGAGGTTCTGATGTTTTCTTATAAGCTGAGGCTGTGGGCAAAGACCAAGACGGGCTAGCTTTGGGAAAAAAGTAGTCTGGATGGTTTGGGAATGGAGAATAGAAAGTAGGAGAATGAGGGGTTAAAAAGGAATAAGGATCTAAGAcaaccttttatttttctatcatctTTGATTCTATGTATCATCCAAATCCTGGACTTGAGCTTTAAGCCtccttatttctcttttttttggcATGAGCAGCTGCTCCGAAAGTGGTCTTTCTCCATTCTTCTTCAAGGCGAGAAATTTCCTTGGAAAGTTGATGGTATTGTTTCTTCATCCATCCTTTCAGACAGTATCTTTTATCATTTGTGCTCACTTGGGTATATATCTTGTCAATCTTCTCAtctatctttttcaagagatgATTATGGGCTCTGACATTATCTGTCTGCCCGTTTAAAACTTCTTCAGCTTGGCTAAGGCTCTTGAGCTTTCCTTCTGACCCTACTTCCATAGGAATTATGTAAGGCTTggttgaaacttttgtcacttgGTCTATTTCTCTATCAAGAGATGGAAACTCTTGATTATAGGATGTGGAAGAAAACATCATGCAAGGTATAAGTGCTTCAGGAATCTTCAAAGATGGATGATTCCAACCTAAAATTTTTGCCATCCTTTTCTCCTTCCAAAGAGGGTCTTCtcgatattttttctttattccaGTCCACAGGCCATTTTCAGGGTCACTCATCCTTTGTGGTAGTGGAGGTGGTTTGCAAGGCCTTGGGTCTCGCTTCCATCTATCTTCATCATCTCATCATCATATGTATCACTCAGTTGGATTGCCTCCTTGATAGAGGAATTGTTGGAGGAATtgttacacaaaaaaaatatccttatgaaaaagaaattgatgGAGGAATTGTTACACAAAAAGAAATATCTTTATCACCACCCAGTGTACGGAAGTCTCACCAGATCAAAGGTACAACATTATAACTTGTCATTATCCATCAGATCAGACTAGTGACTGCTAAAGAAATCTTGTATATGGGTGTGCTGTAAAGAGAGTAATATTCAGGATAAGGATAACCGTAATCCTATCCTCGTCATTGTATGTTATATGTTGTTGTAATAATCTTATCCTTCTCCAAATAAGACTTTGTATGCTAGTGTCCATTCCTCTCCAATATAAAGACGGAATCGAATAATACTCTTTTCTTACTAAATGACTCTCttctaaattcttttttctctgAGTTATATAATGATTATCATTTGAAACTCTCACCAACTAGTATGCTCTACACTCGCCTCTTTGGAGGATCTTGTGTATCAAAACATCGAATATTGATATCAATTGGTGGGTTATCCTTATGGTCTGTAGATATCTTGCATCAAAGTTAGCTTGAAATGCTTAATGCCTTGGGTATGGCTGAACAACATAATGGATATACGGAGAtaataagtatttataaattattaaggaGGCAATCCAACTGAGTGAGGACAACTCTGGTCTAGAAATGAAGCTCAAATTTAAGGAACTTTTGAAGCATATTTGAATCATAGAATGGTTCTTATGTGGAGCGAGCCATCAAAATATTTGAGATGTCCATGTATCCAACCTCTTCTTCCTCATCAAAATAAGATTTTTCTACTTCTGTAGAAGACTCTTCATATTGTTAcatgaaatatttaataaaaattagtaaatcGCGTCCTAGACACACATTACGACATTAGTCGAatctataaatataataaaatagttattataatcGTACgctttataatatttaaatgacttaaattagatataatgatttttatatttttgtgaaaaataaatatattttagttttacaaaattatgtatatacataattaaaatgatataatatacTTGTgaatattaaattgtttaaatatatattaatatttataacgatttaatatatttttaaatatttacaaacatatatactaatatgttcttatataaaatataaagaattgaaatttttattgaaattttttaatacgTAAGAATCAAAGAAGGTATGTTGCTAGGACATTTATAACACCTTACACACTACATAGTGCTCaactaattgaattaaatttttttataaaatttatttaaaatgataataatataaaaatttatagattATAAAATCGATTCATACCCTCCAAGACACGGTATATTGCACtagtaaattattaaaatcaatttcacgtgcaatattttatattatattatgatatttcaTCCAATATTTAACGTAAatgtgtaatatatatatatatatatatatatatatatatatatatatatatatatatataacaacaacaacaacgccttatcccactaggtggggtcggctacatggatcaacttccgccataatgttctatcaagtaccatacttctatccaaaccattaatttcgagattcaaataaaacttttaatttcaaataattaaaataacgaataataattataaactatttagaaacaacaaaaagaaatttaatttaaaatattaatagctaatttttaatttaactttagGGTAAATATCCAGTTTCTTCTTTAGGGTAAATATccacttttttctttaaataaaattgttaaaaaaatacaaatgagaGAATATAATAATGGTTATGTTAATAATTCATGcaatcttaaattttaattaaaattttaaaaatactttcaaGAATATTAAGTTCAAGATTCaggaattaaaataatactaaattattaaatttatagatcaaattgaaaaatcaatttCTTTACGCATGACAACTACAACCACATAGTAATACATGATAATAGTGAATTGTTACATCATGATTAAAAAAGGCATGATCATTTGACTTAATAGAGGGGACTCAACCTAAGATGAATTTATAATAGTTTTTACacttttgaaaataaagttatatttttttatctagttAATTGTTAGGCACAACGAAAGTAGTGTGtatttatcctattttttaatttttaaaaaaaagtgtaataaaCAATTCACAGCATCATCACTGTACAAGAATCCTTCCTTGGCTTGTTCGCTTGTTTTGAGctatatagatatagattagGCAGAACGCAAACGAATGACCTTTCTAACTAATCTACAGTCCATCCTGTAATAATCTCCGTTTCAACACCAAACACCAAGCGAAACCTGAATTAagcctcttcttcttcatcgaATCGAAACAACCTCGTCCGTGCTAAGGAAACTCAACGACAGAGACTGCAACAATGTACGTAGATCACGCGTTCTCGATTTCGGACGAGGATATCATGATGGGAACCTCGTACACCGTCAACAACAAACCCCCCATCAAGGAGATTGCCCTCGCCGTTTCCCTCCTCGTTTGCGGCGTCCTCGGCATCGTCATCGGTTCTCTCATGGCCTACAACCACGTCGGCGGCGACACTGCTCACggtaacaacaaaaaaaaagcgatttttttttctattctgaagaaaaaaaatgttaattttcagATTTGAGAGCACTGATTGCAACTGGGTAGCTGGGGAATTAGAAATTGCTGCTGAAGTTTAAAACTTTTTGGTAGTATGTGGTATTTTGAAAAGGGAAAAGTTTTTgggctttttctttttgatttcttttacccattttgttgattttggtttttctttgaATGGTTGATAGGGATCTTCTTTGCAGTACTGGGATTTATCTTGTTCATACCGGGTTTCTACTACACGCGGATTGCGTATTATGCTTACAAGGGATACAAAGGGTTCTCTTTCTCAAACATACCACCCGTGTAGCTGTACTAGCTAGCCATGTCTCATAATTTAGGTTCACATAGCTTCCTCATGTACAGATATTCCATGGTTGTACTCtatgttctttctttctttctttcttgtgttgtgttgtgtgtgtTTTGTCTGACAAATGATGAGTGTTTAGATTGTAGTTTGTAATTGCTATATATGATATACTGCCACTTTCtatgcttgatttttttttctccagtGTCAATTATCCTTCTCtgatccatttttttgttgcccTCCATTGATGAATGGGGATAGATTGATTTCTGTATGATTATAAGGCGGTAATGAATAATAGAAGCCAtacttaaagaatttttttcagTGTTTTTCTTTTACCACATCAACTGGTCTGGAAGTGAgttgtagaatttttttttttgtaatgggGTCTTAAGGCATCTTCTGCCTTTTGTTCCTATTCAAACAAGGTTGTTTTGGCAAATAGTTGGGACCATGGGAGAAGATTCGATTTAATTACTTGTGTGGGAGTTATGCTTGCAAATAGCAGTGATTGATTTTAGGGGCTCACATGGAGCTCAATTTGCTAAATCAGTCAAACTTCATtgttgttttcatatttttttgtgaagatTGGTAAACAAGATCTTTGGCAGCTATACAAAAATCAGAATTttgttgggggggggggggggggggggtggcaGGGTGTATTTGCATTTTGGCTTAGATGTGAGAGATggaaagagtcacaatttttccttttctgagTTCTCCATCTTCGACCATTGTTTTATGATTTAGAAGGTCATTGTTGTCCTTGTGATGTTTGGACTTTCAACTAGTTAATTGAGGTTTTAAAACCATTTATGACATCAATCTCCCCATCGTGTCAGTTATTTGTGCAAGGGGAAGACTGCTTTCAAAAAACTATCAAACGGATTGTTAAATGTCCTGTTTGGTTAGAAATTGGTAGAACTGATTTTGAACCATTAAATGTGATCAAGGTGTGtgcttaaattaatttgaacCATTAGATGCTTTGATTTTGTGTGCTGGACAAGTGACTTGGAAACCTTGGTAGACAATTAGAAGAAATAACTAATGATGTTTGTAGAAGGCAATCGAATGTGGTATTGTGGCATTGAACTATTGATTCCTGAAACACCTCCTGTGCTATGTTATTTCTTTGGGAACTGTCAAGAGCAATGGAAGTGGTAAGCTCGACATATACTTGAACAATATTCTCTTCTGAATAAAGCTACTTTCACTTAACCTTTCCCCACATTTTTTCTCATACTCATATTTTCCACTATATGATTAGTTCTGGTCGCATACCTATATAAGTAGGGTGTAGTGTCTGGTTGgataaactttttcataaatacttgtagaagaaaaaaagaagagaaaaatgaaataaacttctTTGTAAGCTAAAGTTAGCTTATTttaagctaattttaacttatggagaaatttatttatttcattttctaagtTTCTTTACCTATAAACGTCCATGGATAAGTTTAAACATTTCCTTAAGTGTTGAGTGATGTAAGAGAAGTTGATGTGTCACAAGGTATGCTAGCATACCACTTTGCGTTTTTGTCCGATGTGTGGTTGTGTTAGGTTCAGTCATAGAGTGTTTGCTGTTTGTTTAATACTGCAAATTCTTGCAGCCATTCAGCTTTTTACAACATAAATATAATAGTGTCAATTGTTATCAAAAGCATGAATCTCTGTGATCAGAGACAAGGGGGAGGACCCTTgagaattgaaagaaaaataaaataaataaaggggcACGAGATTGTAAACTCCTTTTTCTGTTTAaagatttttaattcttataatttgtattgatttagattttggatttaatatgtgtgtgtatatgcATTAGTATATGTAGTTTTCCTTGTTCGGGCTTTGGTCATTGAATgagtctttttctttcattataaCAGCATTAGCCCTTATACTTTTTATTCATCAAAAGTaaatagtttgttttttttttatgaagaattggTTCATATAATTTAACTTACAATGATCGGTACCATTATaaataagagtttttttttattgtgtgccCTATAGCaccattataaatattttaaaaattaaatattaaattattttatattttattattgatgttttcctaattttttgtttttatttttttattatatgccAGTGAATATGTTAGGcaaatcattaaatatattttaaaattaactgtCAATCTAAAAATGTCTAACGTTGAAAGAAAGGAACTCGGTATATAATAAGAAACTTAGATTTGGATAGCTTAATGGTACCTAtggataaaataaatgtatatttaaaaattatgtatttttagtgtgtatatatatataaattaattttagttttttatattttaataaatgttcATTATGTGAACACACTtgaatattcataaaaaattgataGAAGGTTACTTTCCGCTCTATTATATCCCATTGTCATCCCAAAGTATTAGAGTTAAACTAGAGCTAACTCGTGGCCTATGATTGATATGGGAACATTTGGTTGAAATtatatacaatttatttttatcaaaagaaaaaatatgtaatatcATTAAAAGATGTATAtagttaatatttgaaaaaaaaacaagtttaaatttataaaatacgcAATTAAGAATAATGTGTCAATTCTTTAAAGGAGAGTCCATTTAGGGGTGAAGTTGATATGTTACTATAGACTTTTAGTATAAAGttttttatactatcatttGATCACAATTCAtggtatatatatgattttaatataGTTAAAATAAGAGTCAGACTTTTTAAACATGTGGTATCTTATAATTGGTCgacatgtaaaaaaatatctttatgcTATCATTGTATacagattgaaaaaaaaaacataaaagttgTTTTCAAGCAATAAAGTTACATATTTACAAAACATACTAAAAACTATGGAAGTGATTATTAGGATTTAGATGGCTAGACATAAACCGTAAAATgagcatatttttatattttaatttgattttaaactttcatcttatttcacttttatttcattttttttcattttacctaATTGATCCTAAGACTAGTTAACAATtgacattgaaaaaaaaattgagttcaaCAACAGTAGCTTACATTAATTGGCTAATTATTTTCTTCTGAAAATCAAGTCAGACTGAcattaaaaagtttttaacttttttatcaaCGAAACTTGATCTTGGATGTAAAACTTGcaaaatataatcatatttccatttaaaaaataacttaaacaaataaaaaaaaaactaatattttaaaattttcaatattattctaattaaaaaataatttttttaatcatcaattttcaaaattattttttccaacattattttttaaaatcggtCCTACTAAAATGGAACCCATCCCAACCCGACAGAGAAACCCGTTTACAAGTTgcgtgtttgttttgttttggatcGTACGGTTCACAATCTCTGTTAATGCTCGTCATCAACGGTGAGATTTCCTCGTATTCTCACAACAAAAACAAGACTAGATAGTCAAATTTGTCTCCTAAGTGTAATGTAATAACAAATTTATAcggaaaatttaatttttaaatatgtaataaattaattatattattaaatttgtgagattattttatcatatttataactcaaattgaaaataaattatatttttaaaaattaatttaatattaaattataaaatttaagattaatttattataatttttattcatttaaagaataaatttaaattttttatttttgagggagCTGAGAGGCACACTTTGGGGCACAGGCTATTTTACCCCAAAAACAAACATTGAAAAGTCCAAAGTCTTGTCTTCTCTAGCTCCAATTCAACCATGGCTTCGAGACTCACGGTAACAGCCTTGGTGCTGATAGCTTTGGCAACAGTTTCTCTCCAAACCTCAGCTTCATCAGTGGGTAAATTCATCGACGAAACCATCACTTCCCACAAGATCGTCATTTTTTCCAAGACCTATTGCCCGTACGTTTATACACACCCTTCGTTCCTTTTTTGATGCGTTGATTTGATTCCGTTTTTATATTTATGGATTATGGGAATGCAAGTTGATCGGAGTTTTAAATTCGAAGTCTTTTCTTTCTGGGTAGTGGTGGTGTTGGATCTGGTTTTGTGGGTATTGTCTTTCAGTGTAATGGGCTTAataaaaatgctttttttttcttcttcttttatttgaaatttttcatTGAGGAAGGAAAGGATTTCGAGATCTGAACTGATGTGACCTTGTTCACGTTTGTGAATTGCGCATTATATGTGAATTGTGATTGACAATGTTGTTTTTACGCACTTCGTGTGTGCAAATATTTGTGGTATCTTGGAAGCTTCATTTTGTTCCTTGTTTGGATGTATGTTGTTTGGGATCGCATCTTATTGTATTCGAATTTGCTTGTGTTTTCAATAGGACTGTACTGTATTGACATGAGATTTAGATAAACATTAAACTTCTCAATAAACACTTATAggggagaaaaaaataagaagataaaatgaaaacacTACTATATAAGGATTAAGGTTCATTTTATGATCCAAATACGTTAACTAGGTAGTCATCGGGTAATGGACTGTACTGTATTGATCTGATGATTATTCTGTGATCACTAATCAGTGCTTTTTGAAACACCAAAGAAACACTAAAAAGCTAGGGATCACAAACACTTAACGTAGAAACCAAAACATGATATGTGCATGTGACCAGAGAATAAGAAACTCAAATGAAATTTAATACAAGTAACATGAGAAAGATCTATATTGATAACGAATATTTGTATATTCTTATATATTCACCTTCTTTACATGATAGAGTCTTGCAATACTAAGaggctcttaattttatttactatattttaagctgactttcttaatgttttaattttttgttaataaaactaGTGTTCTGGAAGTGTTCATGCAAATAGAGGTGTTAGGTCAAATATCTaatccaacattttttttttatatataactctttttgCCTGCATTCCTCTTATGCTCTTAGCTGAGCTCTGTTACAGTGTGTATATTCATAAACTTTGTGCATTACCATAGAGTGTTTCTTAACTTTGCAGAAAACTTTGTTACTcctcagaaaaagaaaaaaatgtccaTTAAATGAAGTTTGGGGCATTCATTAACcgctttttctttttgttttccttcgAGGTGTTTAGGTACTGTAGAAGGGCAAAAGCTGTTTTCAAAGAGTTGAACCAAGTTCCACATGTTGTTGAGCTCGACGAGAGAGGTAAACCAAAAATTTCAGCTTGCTTTTTGTCTTTCTAgtatatattaatgattttacTATAGTTGGGTCTAGTTTTGATGAAAAGAATCAAATGAAAGATTCATAATTACCTTTAGTGAAAAGCAGGGCTGGGTTAGCATCCCAGTTCATGGACTGAAAGCTTTGTGGGGTTAAACATTAAAGCAGTATGAATTGGGACAAAGATAGTTTTCTTCCTTTAGGAACTGCATAATgtagagagggagagaaaactGAAGAAAGTGTTTACATTGAAACTGTTTTTTGATCGAATGTTAATGCTGTGTGATTATGTTAAGGGTTCATTAGCTCATTTGCTATTGCTGAGATAGAGAGACTTCTTTCTCGCAGAGGATGGTTCAAAGATTCAGGATATCATGATTAATATTGTTGGGAGGCGTACTGTGCCACAAGTTTTCATTAATGGAAAACACCTTGGAGGCTCAGATGGTAAGATAAATagtcttttcctttttcacaCGAAATTCGATTCTCTTTCTCTGTTAGGTGTCTGTCATTCTCCTAGAAATTTCCTCAAACATTTGTTGTTTATTGTCCGATTTCCAGACACCGTTGAAGCTTACGAGAGTGGACATCTGCATAAACTTCTAGGAATTGAGACAAAGGATCATGATGATCACGATGATCTCTGAATCAGGTTGTTAATTAAGGGGAAACTATGTCGCAAAGCTGCAACGGTATTCTGTGACAGTATGAAATCTTTACATATCAAGACACGGTGACATTACATTTTGGCACAGCTAAAGTTTTCATTTACATGTAATGCGATGGATAGTTTTTCAATTATCACAGGAATGCACCCCTTACCCCATTTCCACCTTGTTTTGTACTGAACATGCTCAGATAGGTACCCCATCACATCAATTagcttgtattttaattctatcCCTATTTTACATTGTTTGGAATGGAGTGGTTATTCATTCTATTATGTTTGGTGCATAGAGTCATCTTTTGAGATTGGAACGTCTGGTTATAAGGCCAACCATTAAAAACACTCAGGCCTCTTTAAGAGCAAATAGATGACCTCTTAGagtgagtttgtttaaacttattttgaga includes these proteins:
- the LOC100527046 gene encoding uncharacterized protein LOC100527046, translated to MYVDHAFSISDEDIMMGTSYTVNNKPPIKEIALAVSLLVCGVLGIVIGSLMAYNHVGGDTAHGIFFAVLGFILFIPGFYYTRIAYYAYKGYKGFSFSNIPPV
- the LOC100305955 gene encoding glutaredoxin family protein precursor encodes the protein MASRLTVTALVLIALATVSLQTSASSVGKFIDETITSHKIVIFSKTYCPYCRRAKAVFKELNQVPHVVELDEREDGSKIQDIMINIVGRRTVPQVFINGKHLGGSDDTVEAYESGHLHKLLGIETKDHDDHDDL